From one Caldichromatium japonicum genomic stretch:
- the parC gene encoding DNA topoisomerase IV subunit A has translation MSETACTAEGLERRPLKVFTEKAYLDYAMSVILDRALPHIGDGLKPVQRRILYAMSELGLGPDAKFKKSARTVGDVLGKYHPHGDAACYEAMVLMAQPFSYRYPLIDGQGNWGSPDDPKSFAAMRYTEARLTRYADLLLAEIDQGTIDWQPNFDGTLKEPRLLPARLPNILLNGASGIAVGMATDIPAHNLREVAQACIHLLEHPEASVEELMRFIQGPDLPTEAEIITPRDELLKLYQTGTGTFRQRARYLSERGEIVITALPYQVSGSRVLEQIAAQFNAKRLPMIEDFRDESDHEYPTRLVIVPRSNRVDGERLMAHLFATTDLERSYRVNLNLIGLNGRPRVMNLRELLTEWLVFRTETVRRRLQHRLEKVLERLHLLEGLLRALLDLDLVVEIVRTEDEPKPVLMARLGLTEAQAEFVLNTRLRQLARLEELKIRAEQSELGEERARLEELLRDEGALRRHLRDEIAADVQRYGDDRRSPLVECPSACAFDETELSPSEPLTVILSEKGWVRAAKGHEIDGATLSYRAGDGFLMAARLRSTQMAVFLDSTGRSYALPTHSLPSARGQGEPLTGRLAPPSGARFIAVLGDEPKARYLLACDAGYGFIIRCEDLVARPKAGKAVLTLPEGAQMLRPIRLETGCDWIAAVTSGGYLLVFTRFELPEMPRGKGNRLIALPDRSERLLEVAALAEGGGLIVAAGKRELKLKAEELVAYRGERGRRGRLLPRGFQRVEGLRAWV, from the coding sequence ATGTCCGAGACTGCCTGTACCGCCGAGGGACTAGAGCGCCGGCCACTCAAGGTCTTCACCGAGAAGGCCTATCTGGATTATGCCATGTCCGTCATCCTCGATCGCGCCTTGCCGCATATCGGGGATGGCCTAAAGCCCGTCCAGAGACGCATCCTCTATGCTATGTCTGAGCTGGGGCTGGGGCCGGATGCCAAATTCAAGAAATCGGCGCGTACCGTGGGCGATGTGCTCGGCAAATATCACCCACACGGCGATGCCGCCTGTTACGAGGCCATGGTCCTCATGGCCCAGCCGTTCAGCTATCGCTACCCACTGATCGACGGTCAGGGCAACTGGGGCTCGCCCGATGATCCCAAGTCGTTCGCCGCGATGCGCTATACCGAGGCACGCCTGACACGCTATGCCGATCTGTTACTTGCCGAGATCGACCAGGGGACTATCGATTGGCAGCCGAACTTCGACGGCACGCTCAAGGAACCGCGCCTGCTGCCCGCCCGTCTGCCCAATATCTTGCTCAACGGGGCCTCGGGGATCGCGGTGGGGATGGCGACCGATATCCCGGCACACAACCTGCGCGAGGTGGCGCAAGCCTGTATCCATCTCCTCGAACACCCGGAGGCGAGCGTCGAGGAGCTGATGCGCTTCATCCAGGGGCCGGATCTGCCGACTGAGGCCGAGATCATCACCCCGCGCGATGAGTTGTTGAAGCTCTATCAAACGGGGACCGGCACCTTCCGTCAGCGCGCGCGCTATCTTAGCGAGCGCGGCGAGATCGTGATCACGGCGCTCCCCTATCAGGTCTCAGGGAGCCGGGTACTTGAGCAGATTGCCGCCCAGTTCAACGCCAAGAGGCTCCCAATGATCGAGGACTTTCGCGATGAGTCCGATCATGAATATCCCACCCGCCTGGTGATCGTGCCGCGCTCCAACCGGGTCGATGGTGAGCGTCTGATGGCACACCTCTTCGCGACGACGGATCTCGAGCGCAGCTATCGCGTCAACCTCAATCTGATCGGGCTCAATGGCCGCCCACGGGTGATGAACCTGCGCGAGCTTCTGACCGAATGGCTGGTCTTTCGCACCGAGACGGTGCGCCGGCGTCTGCAGCATCGCTTAGAGAAGGTCCTAGAGCGCTTGCATCTCTTGGAGGGGCTGTTGCGCGCCTTGCTGGATCTAGATCTGGTGGTCGAGATCGTGCGCACCGAGGACGAACCCAAGCCTGTGCTCATGGCGCGTCTGGGGCTCACTGAGGCCCAGGCCGAGTTTGTGCTCAACACCCGGCTGCGTCAGCTCGCGCGTCTGGAAGAGCTCAAGATCCGTGCCGAGCAGTCCGAGCTTGGGGAAGAACGCGCGCGCCTAGAAGAGCTCCTGCGCGACGAGGGGGCATTGAGGCGCCATCTTCGCGACGAGATCGCCGCCGATGTCCAGCGTTACGGCGATGATCGCCGCTCGCCCCTGGTCGAGTGCCCGTCGGCCTGTGCCTTCGATGAGACCGAGCTCAGCCCCAGCGAGCCCCTGACTGTGATCCTGTCAGAAAAGGGCTGGGTACGCGCAGCCAAGGGGCATGAGATCGACGGTGCGACCTTGAGCTATCGCGCCGGCGATGGATTTTTGATGGCCGCGCGCTTGCGCAGCACCCAGATGGCGGTATTTTTGGATTCGACCGGACGTAGCTATGCCCTGCCGACGCACAGCTTGCCGTCGGCGCGCGGTCAGGGCGAACCCCTGACCGGCAGGCTCGCCCCCCCCTCCGGGGCGCGTTTTATCGCCGTGCTCGGGGATGAGCCCAAGGCGCGTTATCTCCTGGCCTGCGATGCCGGCTATGGGTTTATCATCCGCTGTGAAGACCTGGTCGCCCGGCCCAAGGCGGGCAAGGCGGTCTTGACCCTGCCGGAGGGGGCACAGATGTTGCGGCCGATCAGGCTCGAGACGGGCTGCGACTGGATCGCGGCAGTCACCAGCGGCGGGTATCTTTTGGTCTTTACCCGCTTCGAGCTGCCCGAGATGCCGCGCGGCAAGGGCAATCGGCTCATCGCGCTTCCCGACCGCAGCGAGCGCCTGCTGGAGGTGGCAGCCCTCGCCGAGGGTGGGGGCTTGATCGTCGCTGCCGGTAAACGCGAGCTGAAGCTCAAGGCCGAAGAGCTTGTGGCCTACCGCGGCGAACGCGGGCGGCGCGGGCGGCTCCTGCCGCGTGGCTTTCAGCGGGTAGAGGGGCTGCGCGCCTGGGTCTGA
- a CDS encoding multifunctional CCA addition/repair protein produces the protein MALGSSESKSFWGIAATGGLEVYLVGGAVRDLLLGRTPTEYDYVVVGATVDEMLARGFRLVGKGFPVFLHPETQEEYALARIERKIAPGYHGFAIQADPSVTLEEDLRRRDLTINALALAPDGRLIDPYGGQADLEARVLRHVSPAFAEDPVRILRVARFAARFAELGFELDPETLALMRGMAEAGEVDALVPERVWQELVRALAEPRPSRFFEVLRDCGALARLFPEIDRLWGIPQKAEWHPEIDCGVHVMLVIDMAARLSGAPEVVFAALCHDLGKGTTPVEILPSHHGHEERGLPLVADLCNRLRAPNRFRELGHLVTAEHGLIHRVAELRPATILDLLERADALRRPERFEHLLVACEADFRGRLGYAERSYPQAEHWRALCAAAAAVDAGAIVRTTERPELIPQRIRTARLAAIHALHPAPLDPV, from the coding sequence ATGGCCTTGGGGTCGTCAGAGTCTAAATCCTTTTGGGGCATCGCCGCGACTGGGGGGCTCGAGGTCTATCTGGTCGGCGGGGCGGTGCGCGACCTGCTCCTAGGGCGCACCCCGACCGAATATGACTATGTCGTCGTCGGGGCGACGGTCGATGAGATGCTTGCGCGCGGCTTTAGGCTGGTCGGCAAGGGGTTTCCGGTCTTTCTCCACCCCGAGACCCAAGAGGAATATGCCCTGGCGCGCATCGAGCGCAAGATCGCCCCTGGTTATCATGGATTTGCGATCCAGGCCGATCCCAGCGTGACCCTGGAAGAGGACCTCCGGCGACGGGATCTCACCATCAACGCCTTGGCGCTCGCCCCAGATGGTCGGCTGATTGACCCCTATGGCGGGCAGGCGGATCTCGAGGCACGGGTGCTTAGGCACGTCTCGCCGGCATTCGCCGAAGACCCGGTGCGTATCCTCAGGGTCGCCCGCTTTGCCGCCCGCTTTGCCGAGCTAGGGTTTGAGCTCGACCCTGAGACGCTCGCCCTGATGCGGGGCATGGCCGAGGCGGGCGAGGTCGATGCCCTGGTCCCCGAGCGGGTGTGGCAGGAGCTTGTGCGTGCGCTTGCCGAGCCCCGCCCATCGCGGTTTTTTGAGGTCTTGCGGGACTGCGGGGCGCTCGCGCGACTCTTTCCCGAGATCGATCGGCTCTGGGGCATCCCGCAAAAGGCCGAATGGCACCCGGAGATCGATTGCGGCGTCCACGTCATGCTGGTCATCGATATGGCGGCGCGGCTCTCTGGGGCGCCCGAGGTGGTCTTTGCTGCGCTCTGTCACGACCTTGGCAAGGGGACCACGCCTGTCGAGATCCTCCCGAGCCATCATGGTCATGAGGAGCGCGGTCTGCCCCTGGTCGCTGACCTGTGCAACCGGTTGCGCGCCCCCAATCGCTTTCGCGAGCTTGGGCATCTAGTCACCGCCGAGCATGGGTTGATCCATCGGGTCGCTGAGCTGCGCCCTGCCACCATCCTGGATCTCTTGGAGCGCGCCGATGCCCTGCGCCGGCCCGAGCGCTTTGAACACTTGCTTGTCGCCTGTGAGGCCGATTTTCGCGGGCGTTTGGGCTATGCTGAACGCTCCTATCCCCAGGCCGAACACTGGCGGGCGCTGTGCGCGGCAGCCGCTGCGGTCGATGCGGGGGCGATCGTCCGGACGACTGAACGGCCTGAGCTCATCCCTCAGCGCATCCGCACGGCGCGCCTCGCCGCCATCCACGCCCTGCACCCCGCCCCCCTAGATCCAGTCTAG
- a CDS encoding DUF2939 domain-containing protein: MRLLGYVLLLLLIIYGLWPYYSLYRLDGALLRPDDTELAILVDLPAIRANYKARIAAGINTLLPPTTPQAQGVAGWIRQSAEQLGERALEQTITLDWVRQTLGEAVIRVTGQTSSPSLFDAVDFAFFESPDRFLVRLGRLGENATHLRLTRIGAGWRLTDII; this comes from the coding sequence ATGCGTTTGCTCGGTTATGTATTGCTACTCCTGCTCATTATCTACGGACTCTGGCCCTATTACAGCCTGTATCGTCTCGATGGCGCGCTCCTGCGCCCCGACGACACCGAGCTCGCCATCCTCGTCGATCTGCCGGCGATCCGCGCTAATTACAAAGCCCGTATCGCCGCCGGCATCAACACCCTGCTGCCGCCTACCACCCCCCAGGCCCAAGGGGTCGCCGGCTGGATCAGGCAGAGTGCCGAACAGCTCGGCGAGCGCGCCCTCGAACAGACCATCACCCTCGACTGGGTGCGCCAGACCCTCGGCGAGGCCGTTATCCGGGTCACGGGTCAAACCTCGTCGCCCTCGCTCTTCGATGCTGTGGATTTTGCCTTTTTCGAGTCGCCCGATCGCTTTCTCGTGCGCCTGGGACGACTGGGAGAAAACGCGACCCATCTGCGCCTGACCCGTATCGGGGCTGGATGGCGGCTAACCGATATCATCTAG
- a CDS encoding diguanylate cyclase domain-containing protein yields the protein MNAKRRSSLRACQGDIAGRFGGEEFLVILPDTELDAAAAITERLCALVSHSPHAREGRNPETSVAWERAGSMARIDHYP from the coding sequence ATGAACGCGAAGAGGCGGTCATCGCTTCGGGCATGCCAAGGCGATATCGCTGGGCGTTTCGGCGGCGAGGAGTTCCTGGTGATCCTGCCGGATACCGAGCTCGACGCCGCAGCAGCCATCACCGAACGGCTCTGCGCCCTGGTAAGTCATAGCCCTCATGCCCGCGAAGGCCGGAACCCAGAAACATCGGTGGCATGGGAACGGGCCGGATCCATGGCTCGAATCGATCATTATCCCTAG
- a CDS encoding ferritin — protein MLSQTMVQHLNAQLNRELYSAYFYLGLAAQAESMNLTGAAAWFFAKHGEEQAHALRFYRYLLDQGACIELSAVAAPEPVERRVLPMFERTLEHERGVTATINELIEYALVEKDHATQIFLQWFVTEQIEEEATVNDILGRLRLFGDQGQALLMIDTELSNLARQLTVAVQNAAAP, from the coding sequence ATGCTATCGCAGACCATGGTCCAGCATCTCAATGCCCAGCTCAACCGCGAGCTGTATTCGGCCTATTTTTATCTCGGGCTTGCGGCCCAGGCCGAGTCGATGAATCTCACTGGGGCAGCGGCCTGGTTTTTTGCCAAGCACGGTGAGGAACAGGCCCATGCCCTGCGCTTTTACCGTTATCTGCTTGATCAGGGGGCCTGTATTGAATTGAGTGCGGTCGCAGCCCCCGAACCAGTCGAACGGCGGGTGCTCCCGATGTTTGAGCGCACCCTGGAGCATGAGCGCGGAGTGACCGCGACGATCAACGAGCTCATCGAATACGCCTTGGTCGAGAAGGACCATGCGACCCAGATCTTTCTTCAATGGTTCGTCACCGAACAGATCGAGGAGGAGGCGACGGTCAATGATATCCTGGGGCGGCTGCGCCTGTTCGGCGACCAAGGTCAGGCCCTGTTGATGATCGATACCGAGCTCAGCAATCTCGCGCGGCAGCTGACTGTTGCGGTGCAAAATGCGGCTGCGCCCTAG
- a CDS encoding IS630 family transposase, with protein sequence MERRDMRLLSFAAREERRRGWRYEAIGAQRGLLGAGVFDICKRYGREGAQGLKDKVGEKRALLAEQDAQIRKLMCDGTPDQLKLPFALWQLILDRFGIELRPQGEGKYMARWGLTPQKPIRRAYEQSPPAGKTWLEETYPDIARRAKAEGAEIHWGDETGLRSDEVRGRSYAPAIKTPEIRVTHRREGLSVISTLTNRGKVRRKAFAGAMNADILIDFMKRLVKDARGKKIFLILDNLRVHHTKPVKAWLAACANQIEASSLPSYSPALNPNEMLKATITAQAPSRAKGDLKKATVSHLRRLLNSPQRIMRYFQHPKLHDAA encoded by the coding sequence ATGGAAAGACGAGACATGAGATTGCTGTCGTTTGCGGCGCGCGAAGAGCGGCGGCGTGGCTGGAGGTATGAAGCGATAGGCGCGCAGAGGGGATTGTTGGGCGCAGGGGTGTTCGACATCTGCAAACGCTATGGGCGCGAAGGGGCCCAAGGGCTCAAGGACAAGGTGGGCGAGAAGCGGGCGCTGTTGGCGGAGCAGGACGCCCAGATACGCAAGCTCATGTGCGACGGGACACCGGATCAGCTGAAGCTGCCGTTTGCGCTGTGGCAGTTGATCCTCGACCGTTTTGGCATCGAGCTCAGGCCGCAGGGGGAAGGCAAGTACATGGCGCGCTGGGGATTGACGCCCCAGAAACCGATTCGGCGCGCCTATGAGCAAAGCCCGCCGGCGGGCAAGACGTGGCTTGAGGAGACCTACCCGGACATTGCCCGGCGCGCCAAGGCCGAGGGCGCCGAAATCCACTGGGGCGATGAAACGGGGCTGCGCTCGGACGAGGTGCGCGGGCGCTCTTATGCGCCGGCGATCAAGACGCCCGAGATTCGCGTCACGCACCGTCGCGAAGGCCTGTCGGTGATCTCGACGCTGACCAACCGCGGCAAGGTGCGTCGGAAGGCGTTCGCGGGGGCGATGAACGCCGACATCCTGATCGACTTCATGAAGCGGCTCGTCAAGGACGCCAGGGGCAAGAAGATCTTCCTCATCCTCGACAACCTGCGCGTGCATCACACCAAGCCGGTCAAAGCCTGGCTGGCTGCATGCGCCAATCAAATCGAGGCCTCCTCCCTCCCCTCCTACAGCCCAGCACTGAACCCCAACGAGATGCTCAAGGCCACCATCACCGCGCAGGCGCCCTCCCGCGCCAAGGGCGATCTGAAGAAGGCGACCGTCAGCCACCTGCGCCGCCTTCTCAATTCCCCCCAACGCATCATGCGCTACTTCCAGCATCCCAAGCTCCATGATGCCGCGTAA